One segment of Streptomyces sp. YIM 121038 DNA contains the following:
- a CDS encoding TetR/AcrR family transcriptional regulator, with protein sequence MGSERGPRERMVFGAAQLMRGGGVAAAGMRDVAARANAPRGSLQHYFPGGKEQLVNEAVAWGGGYAAGRVRRFVAGLAEPSPSGLFAAMVRQWTDELESAPDATGCPVAAAVVDRGSSTESTRAAAAAAFGRWSGAVAGALTDMGVPAARAEALATLMISTLEGALLIARAERDARALTAAVAELGPLLDAAVAEGT encoded by the coding sequence ATGGGGTCCGAGAGGGGGCCGCGCGAGCGGATGGTGTTCGGCGCGGCCCAGCTGATGCGCGGCGGCGGCGTCGCCGCCGCCGGGATGCGGGACGTCGCCGCGCGCGCGAACGCGCCGCGGGGCTCGCTCCAACACTACTTCCCCGGCGGCAAGGAGCAGTTGGTCAACGAGGCCGTTGCCTGGGGCGGGGGCTATGCGGCGGGGCGCGTGCGGCGGTTCGTGGCCGGGCTCGCCGAACCCTCGCCCAGCGGCTTGTTCGCCGCGATGGTCCGCCAGTGGACCGATGAGCTGGAGTCCGCCCCGGACGCCACCGGCTGCCCGGTCGCCGCGGCCGTCGTCGACCGCGGGAGCTCCACGGAGTCCACCCGGGCCGCCGCCGCGGCCGCGTTCGGCCGCTGGAGCGGGGCGGTGGCCGGGGCGCTCACGGACATGGGCGTGCCCGCCGCGCGCGCCGAGGCCCTCGCGACCCTCATGATCAGCACCCTGGAGGGCGCGCTGCTCATCGCCCGCGCCGAACGGGACGCGCGGGCCCTGACGGCGGCGGTCGCCGAACTCGGCCCGCTCCTCGACGCGGCGGTCGCCGAAGGGACGTGA
- a CDS encoding NAD(P)-dependent oxidoreductase → MDVGFVGLGVMGQPMALRLAGAGAELIVWSRTAAKCEPLRAAGAHVAADPDEVFRKAPVVILMLANGDAIDAVLGRGTPDFAARVADLTVVHMGTTSPEYSQGLAADVPAAGGRYVEAPVSGSREPAEAGRLVAMLAGEPTDVERVRPLLAPLCHEAFACGPVPNALVMKLSVNLFLITTVTGLAESFHFAERHGLDTRQFLEVLDAGPMASGVSRMKAPKLLARDFGVQAAALDVLKNNQLVAAAARATGVASPLLDVCHALYADTVALGHGGADMVAVLHAIEARTGNA, encoded by the coding sequence GTGGACGTGGGATTCGTGGGACTCGGCGTCATGGGGCAGCCCATGGCACTCCGCCTCGCCGGTGCCGGCGCCGAGCTGATCGTGTGGAGCCGCACCGCCGCGAAGTGCGAGCCGCTGCGCGCCGCGGGAGCGCACGTCGCGGCGGACCCCGACGAGGTCTTCCGGAAGGCGCCCGTCGTGATCCTGATGCTCGCGAACGGCGACGCGATCGACGCCGTCCTCGGGCGGGGCACGCCGGACTTCGCCGCGCGCGTCGCCGACCTGACCGTCGTCCACATGGGCACGACGTCGCCCGAGTACTCCCAGGGCCTGGCGGCCGACGTCCCCGCGGCGGGCGGACGGTACGTGGAGGCCCCGGTGTCCGGCTCCCGCGAGCCCGCCGAGGCCGGGCGGCTCGTGGCGATGCTCGCGGGGGAGCCGACGGACGTGGAGCGGGTGCGTCCGCTCCTTGCGCCCCTGTGCCACGAGGCGTTCGCGTGCGGCCCCGTACCGAACGCGCTGGTGATGAAGCTTTCGGTGAACCTCTTCCTGATCACCACGGTCACCGGGCTCGCCGAGTCCTTCCACTTCGCCGAGCGGCACGGCCTGGACACCCGGCAGTTCCTGGAGGTCCTCGACGCCGGGCCGATGGCCAGCGGCGTCTCGCGGATGAAGGCGCCCAAGCTGCTCGCCCGGGACTTCGGCGTCCAGGCGGCGGCGCTCGACGTCCTGAAGAACAACCAGCTCGTCGCGGCCGCCGCCCGCGCGACCGGCGTGGCCTCACCGCTCCTCGACGTCTGCCACGCGCTGTACGCGGACACCGTGGCGCTGGGCCACGGAGGCGCGGACATGGTGGCCGTCCTGCACGCCATCGAGGCACGGACCGGGAACGCATAA
- a CDS encoding metalloregulator ArsR/SmtB family transcription factor, whose protein sequence is MHAFDVLGDPVRRRILELLAEGERSSGAVTAAIREEFSISQPAVSQHLRVLRESGFATVRADGARRLYAVDAAPLREVDAWLGRFRGFWEQRLDALGTELARGKRARRSHDGTPGGGERGTRPRTATEENEETSDG, encoded by the coding sequence GTGCACGCATTCGACGTGCTGGGCGATCCGGTCCGGCGCCGCATCCTGGAACTGCTCGCCGAGGGCGAGCGGAGCTCCGGCGCGGTGACCGCCGCGATCCGGGAGGAGTTCTCTATCTCCCAGCCCGCCGTGTCCCAGCACCTGCGCGTCCTGCGCGAGAGCGGGTTCGCGACGGTGCGCGCCGACGGCGCCCGCCGGCTCTACGCCGTGGACGCGGCGCCGCTGCGCGAGGTGGACGCCTGGCTCGGGCGCTTCCGCGGCTTCTGGGAACAGCGCCTGGACGCGCTCGGCACGGAACTGGCCCGGGGCAAGCGGGCCCGGCGCTCGCACGACGGCACACCAGGGGGTGGTGAGCGCGGTACGCGACCTCGTACCGCCACGGAAGAGAACGAGGAGACCTCCGATGGCTGA
- a CDS encoding MAB_1171c family putative transporter yields MWHALLASVSLTVAAVSLALGTVKALAARREPALVLKLTASSLFHSAALFLLVTPPVYHAVGELTGVPHLAALLIDCAALLRVGHAHLLTHLWHPPDRGGVPLRRKVRAWAPLYGGTLVVLAALFALTDFDGPARPLLLATDHARVPQIVALHVLYFLALSTAVTATVLKCRSLLALGAPGLTPELDRSVRGFAVAVALDLVHAVCLLVAMAGAAHGRGLDALAEGAWLTTAASALVATHSLVRLSVHARRQERRDYFALRPLWQTVVRGDPRLVLTPGLAWDRWDTRIALSRRLVEIRDGARGLRPWMTAAPAHAVAQLARGGAHPGVDVVAAQAAATLLYAAGRRGAGRPPAPADSGFPGLPGEDVPAAGERAHLVLVARYLDHPIVLEALTLPCRRPRAMCDSGHA; encoded by the coding sequence ATGTGGCACGCCCTGCTGGCCTCGGTCAGCCTCACCGTCGCCGCCGTCAGCCTGGCCCTCGGCACCGTCAAGGCGCTCGCGGCCCGGCGCGAACCGGCCCTGGTCCTCAAGCTCACCGCGTCGTCCCTGTTCCACTCGGCGGCGCTCTTCCTGCTCGTGACGCCCCCCGTCTACCACGCCGTCGGCGAGCTCACCGGCGTGCCCCATCTGGCCGCCCTGCTCATCGACTGCGCGGCCCTGCTGCGCGTCGGCCACGCCCATCTCCTGACGCATCTGTGGCATCCGCCGGACCGTGGCGGAGTGCCGCTGCGGCGCAAGGTGCGGGCCTGGGCGCCGCTGTACGGGGGCACGCTCGTCGTCCTCGCGGCCCTGTTCGCCCTGACGGACTTCGACGGGCCCGCCCGCCCCTTACTGTTAGCCACCGACCACGCGCGCGTGCCTCAGATCGTGGCGCTGCACGTGCTCTACTTCCTCGCCCTGTCGACGGCCGTGACCGCCACCGTGCTCAAGTGCCGCTCGCTCCTGGCCCTCGGCGCCCCCGGGCTCACGCCCGAACTCGACCGGTCCGTACGGGGCTTCGCGGTGGCCGTCGCCCTGGACCTGGTGCACGCCGTGTGTCTCCTCGTGGCCATGGCGGGCGCCGCGCACGGCCGCGGTCTCGACGCGCTCGCCGAGGGCGCCTGGCTGACCACGGCGGCCAGCGCGCTCGTCGCCACCCACAGCCTCGTACGCCTCTCGGTGCACGCCCGCCGCCAGGAGCGGCGCGACTACTTCGCGCTGCGGCCGCTGTGGCAGACCGTGGTGCGCGGCGATCCCCGTCTGGTGCTCACCCCCGGCCTCGCGTGGGACCGCTGGGACACGCGCATCGCCCTGTCCCGCAGGCTCGTCGAGATCCGGGACGGCGCCCGCGGCCTCCGGCCGTGGATGACCGCGGCGCCCGCCCACGCCGTGGCCCAGCTGGCCCGCGGGGGCGCCCACCCCGGCGTCGACGTCGTCGCGGCGCAGGCGGCCGCCACGCTCCTGTACGCCGCCGGGCGGCGCGGCGCGGGCAGACCGCCCGCCCCGGCCGACTCCGGCTTCCCCGGGCTGCCGGGCGAGGACGTCCCGGCCGCCGGGGAACGCGCCCATCTCGTCCTGGTCGCCCGCTACCTCGACCATCCGATCGTCCTGGAGGCCCTGACGCTGCCGTGCCGCCGGCCCCGGGCGATGTGCGACAGCGGGCACGCGTAG